A single region of the Pararhodospirillum photometricum DSM 122 genome encodes:
- a CDS encoding response regulator gives MVSSFIGTSTVLVVDDAPQNLTVLGELLNPYYRVRVANSGERALKVALSEPRPDLILLDVMMPDMDGLTVLGHLRDDPRTRHVPVIFITAVDGVDNEERGLALGAVDYITKPINPSIVLARVRTHLELKHARDRLADRNESLEHEVSRRMRENLLIQDLGVRALACLAEARDNETGHHIVRTQSYVETLANTLRDTEGFRDALAGSRLGMVVKAAPLHDIGKVGIPDAILLKPGRLTPEEFEVMKTHPLIGAEAIARAMEQALAGAGPQSEDPRFGAFAFLRVAQEIALCHHERWDGTGYPQGLVGEAIPVSARLMALADVFDALVCRRVYKPPLPLTEATRILVEGRGTHFDPRVVDVFLAQPETFHAIAQRFADPDNEPPVRGEEKGGAGA, from the coding sequence ATGGTTTCGTCCTTTATCGGCACCTCCACCGTTCTCGTCGTTGACGATGCGCCGCAAAACTTGACGGTGCTAGGCGAGCTTCTCAATCCCTATTACCGAGTCCGGGTCGCCAATTCCGGGGAGCGGGCCCTGAAGGTTGCCCTCTCCGAGCCCCGGCCAGATCTGATCTTGCTCGATGTGATGATGCCGGACATGGATGGATTGACCGTCCTTGGGCACCTGCGCGACGATCCCCGCACCCGTCATGTCCCCGTCATCTTCATCACCGCCGTGGATGGCGTGGATAACGAGGAACGCGGCCTTGCCTTGGGCGCCGTGGATTACATCACCAAGCCCATCAATCCCTCCATCGTCCTGGCCCGGGTCCGCACCCACCTGGAACTCAAGCACGCCCGCGATCGTCTGGCCGACCGCAACGAAAGCCTGGAGCACGAGGTCTCGCGGCGCATGCGCGAAAACCTCCTGATCCAGGATCTGGGCGTGCGGGCCTTGGCGTGCCTTGCCGAAGCCCGCGACAACGAAACCGGCCACCATATTGTACGCACCCAGTCGTATGTAGAAACCCTGGCTAACACCCTAAGAGACACCGAGGGATTTCGAGACGCCCTGGCTGGCTCCCGCCTGGGCATGGTGGTCAAGGCGGCCCCCCTGCACGATATCGGCAAGGTCGGCATTCCCGACGCCATCTTGCTCAAGCCCGGACGCCTGACGCCCGAAGAATTCGAGGTGATGAAGACCCACCCCCTGATTGGCGCCGAGGCCATTGCCCGGGCCATGGAACAAGCGCTCGCCGGGGCTGGCCCCCAGTCGGAAGACCCCCGTTTTGGCGCCTTTGCTTTCCTGCGCGTGGCTCAGGAAATCGCGCTGTGCCATCACGAGCGCTGGGACGGGACGGGCTATCCCCAGGGCTTGGTGGGGGAAGCCATCCCCGTCTCGGCCCGCTTGATGGCACTGGCCGACGTTTTTGATGCGCTGGTCTGCCGCCGGGTCTACAAGCCGCCGCTCCCCCTCACCGAGGCGACCCGTATTTTGGTGGAAGGACGCGGCACGCATTTTGATCCTCGCGTGGTCGATGTGTTCCTGGCCCAGCCCGAGACCTTCCACGCCATCGCCCAGCGCTTTGCCGATCCCGACAACGAGCCCCCCGTGCGAGGAGAAGAGAAAGGCGGGGCCGGAGCATGA